In Gymnogyps californianus isolate 813 unplaced genomic scaffold, ASM1813914v2 HiC_scaffold_415, whole genome shotgun sequence, the following are encoded in one genomic region:
- the LOC127028765 gene encoding LOW QUALITY PROTEIN: ribosomal protein S6 kinase alpha-3-like (The sequence of the model RefSeq protein was modified relative to this genomic sequence to represent the inferred CDS: inserted 2 bases in 1 codon) — protein sequence MFTEDDVKFYLAELALALDHVHSGGIIYRDLKPENILLDEEGHIKLADFGLSEVSIDXEKKAFSFCATVEYMAPEVIKSGGLTRSADWWSFGVVMFEMLTGTLPFQGKDRKETMTLILEAKLGMPQFLSPEAESLLRMLFKRNPANRLGAGLDGVEEIKRHAFFSKIDWNKLYRREIDPPFKPATGRPEDTFYFDPEFTAKTPEDLPGLPPSANAHQLVRGFSSVAIASNDESQAVQTVGVHSVVQQLHRNSIQFTDRYEVKEDIRVGSYSVYKRCIHKALNRNML from the exons ATGTTCACAGAAGACGATGTTAAATTTTACCTGGCAGAATTAGCACTTGCTTTAGACCATGTACATAGTGGTGGAATAATATACCGggacctaaaaccagaaaacatccttcttgaTGAGGAAGGACATATCAAATTAGCAGATTTTGGCTTAAGTGAGGTGTCAATTGA cgaaaaaaaagccttctctttctgtgcaacagTGGAATATATGGCGCCAGAAGTCATTAAGAGCGGAGGCCTTACACGGAGCGCAGACTGGTGGTCTTTTGGTGTTGTAATGTTTGAAATGCTCACTGGTACTCTGCCTTTccaagggaaagacagaaaagaaaccatgacaCTGATTCTCGAGGCCAAACTTGGAATGCCCCAGTTCTTGAGCCCGGAAGCAGAGAGTCTTCTGCGaatgctcttcaaaagaaacccagcaaacaGATTAGGAGCAGGCCTAGATGgagttgaagaaattaagaggcatgcattcttttccaaaatagattGGAATAAATTGTACAGGAGAGAAATTGATCCCCCTTTTAAACCTGCAACTGGCAGACCTGAAGATACGTTTTATTTTGACCCTGAGTTTACAGCAAAAACTCCAGAAGATTTGCCTGGTCTCCCACCTAGTGCTAATGCGCATCAACTTGTTCGGGGATTTAGTTCTGTAGCTATTGCATCAAATGACGAAAGCCAGGCAGTGCAGACAGTTGGAGTGCATTCCGTTGTCCAGCAGttgcacaggaacagcattcaGTTTACTGATAGATACGAAGTGAAGGAAGATATCAGAGTTGGGTCTTACTCTGTCTATAAGAGATGTATTCATAAAGCTTTAAACAGGAATATGCTGTAA